The following are encoded together in the Chromatiaceae bacterium genome:
- a CDS encoding OmpA family protein — protein MNKPITPIAVLMIAALGLAGCASELTQTTAPKTVSGGGAAVTVGVADRAPPPGLNDPNSPLSQRVIYFDYDNSNIKPEFVEVLRAHARYIATTPKAKVMLEGHTDERGTREYNLALAEDRAGAVRRFMRAEGAAEPQLGILTFGEEKPTQPGQGEQIWALNRRVELVY, from the coding sequence ATGAATAAGCCTATCACCCCGATTGCCGTCCTGATGATCGCGGCCCTGGGGCTCGCTGGATGTGCCAGCGAGCTCACCCAAACGACCGCACCCAAAACCGTTTCAGGCGGCGGGGCCGCCGTCACCGTCGGGGTGGCCGACCGCGCCCCGCCCCCAGGATTGAATGACCCTAACAGCCCCCTGTCCCAGCGGGTCATCTACTTCGATTACGATAACAGCAACATCAAGCCTGAGTTTGTCGAGGTTTTGCGGGCCCACGCCCGTTATATCGCCACCACCCCCAAGGCCAAGGTGATGCTGGAGGGGCATACCGACGAGCGCGGGACCCGCGAATATAATCTGGCCCTCGCCGAGGATCGCGCCGGTGCCGTGCGGCGCTTCATGCGCGCCGAGGGCGCGGCCGAGCCTCAGCTCGGGATTCTGACCTTTGGCGAGGAAAAGCCCACCCAGCCCGGTCAGGGCGAACAGATCTGGGCGTTGAATCGCCGCGTCGAACTTGTTTATTGA
- the ybgF gene encoding tol-pal system protein YbgF, with protein MNRHRLSLAIVSLIALSPAWSSAADIEGRVTRIENMLDNQRGSDLTLQMQGMERELQRLRGLVEQQKYELENLKRLQGASPLSGPAGQGAQAGEPPVDQAVVPAAPAVARGQPSAVGEVARPRAGVESQVPPLLSVATPEPGEPEETQPAAVAPPPVAEQAPPLSSGEQEAYIKAVEPLKQRRFEEASVALTDFLARYPDSANADKAHFWLAETHYVNRNIPAALAEFQGVLKDYPKSSKVPGALLKIGYIQDDAKDPKAARITLEEVVRRFPQSGEARLAQSRLDQMRKEGR; from the coding sequence ATGAATCGCCATCGCCTTTCCCTCGCCATCGTCAGCCTGATCGCCCTGTCGCCAGCCTGGTCGTCCGCCGCCGATATCGAGGGTCGCGTGACCCGCATCGAAAATATGCTCGACAACCAGCGGGGTTCCGATCTGACCCTCCAGATGCAGGGCATGGAGCGAGAACTCCAACGGCTGCGTGGCTTGGTGGAGCAGCAAAAATACGAACTGGAAAACCTCAAACGGCTGCAAGGGGCGAGCCCTTTGAGTGGTCCGGCGGGGCAGGGGGCCCAGGCTGGGGAACCCCCGGTCGATCAAGCGGTGGTGCCAGCGGCCCCGGCAGTGGCTCGGGGGCAGCCCTCCGCCGTGGGGGAGGTAGCGAGGCCTCGCGCGGGTGTCGAGTCACAGGTGCCGCCGCTCTTGTCCGTCGCGACCCCCGAGCCCGGGGAGCCCGAGGAGACCCAGCCCGCCGCGGTGGCCCCGCCGCCGGTGGCGGAGCAGGCCCCCCCGCTGTCGTCGGGCGAGCAGGAGGCCTATATCAAGGCCGTCGAGCCGCTCAAGCAGCGGCGTTTCGAGGAGGCCTCCGTCGCCCTGACCGACTTTCTGGCCCGGTATCCTGATAGCGCGAATGCCGACAAGGCCCACTTCTGGCTCGCCGAGACCCATTACGTCAATCGCAACATCCCGGCGGCCCTTGCGGAATTCCAGGGCGTCCTCAAGGACTATCCCAAGAGTTCCAAGGTGCCGGGCGCCCTGCTCAAGATTGGTTACATCCAGGACGACGCCAAGGACCCCAAGGCCGCCCGCATCACCCTGGAGGAGGTTGTCCGCCGCTTCCCCCAAAGTGGCGAGGCCCGTCTCGCCCAGTCCCGTCTGGACCAGATGCGCAAGGAAGGGCGCTAA
- a CDS encoding SDR family oxidoreductase — translation MPELKGKVAIVTGAAGNLGQAVCQALAAQGASIALLGHHVEALEATRAGLVGIESAAFTVDLIDPQGVNEAIAAVMTRFGRIDILANVAGGFTMGPPLHETPDADWDQMMDLNARTVFNSCRAVIPHLLAAGGGIIVNVAARAALKGQGHMAPYCAAKSVVIRLTESLAEEHRDAGIRVNCVLPGTLDTPQNRAAMPDADPSRWVTTAALADVILFLVSDAARAVSGAAIPVYGQS, via the coding sequence ATGCCAGAACTCAAGGGCAAGGTCGCTATCGTCACCGGCGCCGCCGGCAATCTCGGTCAGGCCGTCTGCCAGGCCCTGGCCGCCCAAGGGGCGAGCATCGCCCTCCTTGGCCACCATGTCGAGGCCCTGGAGGCCACGCGCGCAGGCCTGGTGGGTATCGAGAGCGCCGCCTTCACCGTCGATCTCATCGATCCCCAAGGGGTGAATGAGGCCATCGCCGCCGTCATGACGCGCTTCGGTCGCATCGACATCCTAGCCAATGTCGCCGGTGGCTTCACCATGGGGCCACCCCTCCACGAGACCCCGGACGCGGACTGGGACCAGATGATGGACCTCAATGCCCGGACCGTCTTCAATAGCTGCCGCGCCGTCATCCCCCACCTCCTGGCGGCGGGCGGCGGCATCATCGTCAACGTGGCCGCCCGTGCCGCCCTGAAAGGCCAGGGTCACATGGCCCCCTACTGCGCCGCCAAGTCCGTGGTCATCCGCCTTACCGAGAGCCTGGCCGAGGAGCATCGGGATGCTGGCATCCGGGTGAATTGCGTCCTTCCCGGCACCCTGGACACCCCCCAGAATCGCGCCGCCATGCCGGACGCGGACCCGAGCCGCTGGGTGACCACCGCCGCCCTCGCCGACGTCATCCTCTTCCTGGTCTCCGACGCCGCCCGCGCCGTCAGCGGGGCCGCCATTCCCGTTTACGGGCAGAGTTGA
- the lapB gene encoding lipopolysaccharide assembly protein LapB yields MSEWILLLLPMAAASGWWAATRSAQRAGGGGAPDPAYFRGLNYLLDDQPDKAIDVFVKLAEMDSETAEVQLALGGLFRRRGEVDRAIRVHQGLMARQDLPKPLRALALRELAQDYLRAGLFDRAERLFEELTGFRDHRRLALTSLLDIFQQEKDWRRCLETADRLQSRLGESMGPAMAHYQCELAEEALRQGDDEGAETCLRNALATDPGCVRATLLQARLVLDRGEADRAIHLYRRVGDQGPHFLPEILPGLLEAFRGRPPSDLLETLRALHREHPNGALLLAMADAVERVEGRQPAIRLLVDYVGGHADLAAVERLLELRELPLSAEGAEALDMLRTLGRVARYLRSRQPRYQCDHCGFVARRLHWQCPGCKHWASILPVQPATLGDGLEAAVV; encoded by the coding sequence ATGAGCGAATGGATCCTGCTGCTCCTGCCCATGGCCGCCGCCTCTGGCTGGTGGGCCGCGACGCGGAGCGCCCAGCGCGCTGGCGGGGGCGGGGCCCCCGACCCCGCCTATTTTCGTGGACTCAACTATCTGCTCGACGACCAGCCGGACAAGGCCATCGATGTCTTCGTCAAGCTGGCGGAGATGGACAGCGAGACGGCCGAGGTGCAGTTGGCCCTGGGGGGGCTCTTTCGTCGCCGGGGGGAGGTGGACCGGGCCATCCGCGTTCATCAGGGCCTCATGGCCCGCCAGGATCTCCCCAAGCCCCTGCGGGCCCTGGCCCTGCGGGAATTGGCTCAGGACTACCTGCGCGCTGGCCTCTTCGACCGCGCCGAACGCCTCTTCGAGGAGCTGACGGGATTTCGCGACCATCGCCGCCTGGCCCTGACCAGTCTGCTCGACATCTTTCAGCAAGAAAAGGACTGGCGCCGCTGCCTGGAGACCGCCGACCGGCTCCAAAGCCGGCTCGGCGAGTCCATGGGCCCCGCCATGGCCCATTACCAGTGCGAACTGGCGGAGGAGGCCCTGCGCCAGGGTGACGACGAAGGCGCCGAAACCTGTCTGCGCAATGCCCTGGCGACGGACCCGGGCTGCGTCCGCGCCACCCTGCTTCAGGCGCGCCTCGTCCTGGACCGCGGCGAGGCGGACCGCGCCATCCATCTCTACCGCCGGGTCGGCGACCAGGGGCCCCACTTCCTGCCCGAAATCCTCCCGGGGCTGCTGGAGGCCTTTCGTGGCCGCCCACCCTCGGACCTGCTGGAGACCCTGCGCGCCCTGCATCGCGAACATCCCAACGGCGCCTTGCTGTTGGCCATGGCCGATGCGGTCGAGCGGGTCGAGGGGCGTCAGCCCGCGATCCGCCTGCTGGTCGATTATGTGGGCGGCCACGCCGACCTGGCCGCCGTCGAGCGCCTGCTGGAACTGCGTGAACTGCCCCTGAGCGCCGAGGGGGCCGAGGCCCTGGACATGCTGCGAACCCTAGGCCGGGTCGCGCGCTATCTGCGCTCGCGCCAGCCCCGCTATCAGTGCGATCATTGCGGTTTCGTCGCCCGCCGTCTCCACTGGCAGTGCCCCGGCTGTAAGCACTGGGCCAGTATTCTGCCGGTCCAGCCCGCTACCCTCGGCGATGGCTTGGAAGCGGCGGTTGTCTAG
- the galU gene encoding UTP--glucose-1-phosphate uridylyltransferase GalU, translating to MAIIRKAVFPVAGLGTRFLPATKASPKEMLPVVDKPLIQYAAEESEAAGISQLIFVTGRAKRSIEDHFDKAYEVEAELSNAGKKDLLDIVRNILPPHVTCIYLRQAEALGLGHAVLCAKPVVGHEPFAVLLADDLIKGDGQGVVAQMADVYERYGCSVLCVEEVPWDETNKYGIVETEKGRDGELRVTSIVEKPAPQDAKSNLAVVGRYLLTPRIFAKLETTGRGKGGEIQLTDAISALLQDEPVIAYPFRGKRYDCGSKLGYLQAQVELGLAHKDLGEDFRAYLRGLEF from the coding sequence ATGGCCATAATTCGCAAAGCCGTATTTCCCGTCGCGGGTCTGGGGACCCGCTTCTTGCCGGCCACCAAGGCCAGCCCCAAGGAGATGTTGCCGGTAGTGGATAAGCCACTCATCCAGTACGCGGCGGAGGAGTCCGAGGCGGCCGGCATTTCGCAGTTGATCTTCGTGACCGGTCGGGCCAAGCGCTCCATCGAGGACCATTTCGACAAGGCCTACGAGGTGGAGGCCGAACTCAGCAACGCCGGTAAAAAGGACCTGCTGGACATCGTCCGCAACATCTTGCCACCCCATGTGACCTGTATCTACCTGCGCCAGGCCGAGGCCCTGGGTCTGGGCCATGCCGTCCTCTGCGCCAAGCCCGTGGTGGGGCACGAGCCCTTTGCCGTCCTGCTTGCGGATGACCTCATCAAGGGTGATGGCCAGGGCGTCGTGGCCCAGATGGCCGACGTTTACGAACGTTATGGCTGCTCGGTGCTGTGTGTCGAAGAAGTGCCCTGGGATGAGACCAACAAGTACGGTATCGTCGAGACCGAAAAGGGGCGGGATGGCGAATTGCGGGTCACCTCCATCGTCGAAAAACCCGCGCCCCAGGACGCCAAGTCCAACCTCGCCGTGGTTGGCCGTTACCTGCTCACCCCGCGTATCTTCGCCAAGCTGGAGACCACCGGGCGCGGCAAGGGCGGCGAGATCCAGCTCACCGACGCCATCTCCGCCCTGCTTCAGGATGAGCCCGTCATCGCCTACCCCTTCCGCGGCAAGCGCTACGACTGCGGCAGCAAGCTCGGCTACCTTCAGGCCCAGGTCGAATTGGGTCTGGCCCACAAGGACTTGGGCGAGGATTTCCGCGCCTACCTGCGCGGCCTGGAGTTCTGA
- a CDS encoding cation transporter yields MDAAPLDVKKENYRTAVRVTQIGAGADTLLTLGKLIVGFLGNSAALVAEGLHSAADLLFDMVVLIGMRIARKEVDADHPYGHGKYESLATLLLSLILLAVAVGIVWDAVGRIQDPELEAPAALALWIAAGSMLIKELLYQYTIRVGRRIGSKIIVANAWHHRSDAIASFAALVGIAGALMGWPVLDPVAAIGVAFFVGKVGVEIAIEALRELTDASTAIDKEIHDTIQRLINDHPEVQSAHLVKARRMGPDIMVDVHLVVDAFLSVSEGHQIADEVEKTLIREVSDITSVMVHVDVSDETASESDMTEGVERITPSRGQLRERIEGFGALEWPLQEIHRVVPHYTAQGLVAEVFLVATPEASLAQVSAGALKLGRRLHETHQDYANVRLHLFLGEDRGGNGPDGRLPGS; encoded by the coding sequence GTGGATGCCGCACCCCTTGATGTCAAAAAAGAAAACTATCGGACGGCCGTGCGCGTGACCCAAATCGGGGCGGGCGCCGATACCCTGCTCACCTTGGGCAAGCTCATCGTCGGCTTCCTGGGCAACTCCGCCGCGCTGGTGGCGGAAGGTTTGCATTCGGCGGCCGATCTCCTGTTCGATATGGTGGTGCTGATCGGGATGCGCATCGCCCGCAAGGAGGTGGATGCGGATCACCCCTATGGCCACGGTAAGTACGAGAGTCTGGCGACGCTGCTGCTGTCCCTGATCCTGCTGGCGGTGGCCGTGGGTATTGTGTGGGATGCGGTGGGCCGCATTCAGGATCCCGAGCTGGAGGCCCCCGCGGCCCTCGCCCTCTGGATAGCCGCCGGGTCCATGCTCATCAAGGAGTTGCTGTACCAGTACACTATCCGCGTGGGCCGGCGTATCGGTTCGAAAATCATCGTCGCCAACGCCTGGCATCACCGCAGCGATGCCATTGCCTCTTTCGCGGCGCTGGTCGGTATTGCCGGCGCCCTCATGGGGTGGCCGGTCCTCGACCCCGTGGCCGCTATCGGCGTGGCCTTCTTCGTCGGCAAGGTGGGGGTGGAAATTGCCATCGAGGCCCTGCGCGAGCTTACCGACGCGTCCACCGCGATCGACAAGGAGATCCACGACACCATCCAGCGTCTCATCAACGACCATCCCGAGGTTCAGTCCGCCCACCTGGTCAAGGCTCGGCGCATGGGACCCGACATCATGGTGGATGTGCATCTGGTCGTGGATGCCTTCCTGTCGGTTTCCGAGGGCCATCAGATTGCCGATGAGGTGGAGAAAACTCTGATCAGGGAGGTCTCCGACATCACCTCGGTGATGGTGCATGTGGATGTCAGCGACGAGACCGCGTCGGAATCCGATATGACGGAGGGGGTGGAACGGATCACCCCTAGCCGTGGCCAGCTTCGGGAGCGCATCGAGGGGTTCGGCGCTCTGGAATGGCCCTTGCAGGAAATCCATAGGGTGGTACCGCACTACACCGCTCAAGGGCTGGTGGCGGAGGTGTTTCTGGTGGCTACGCCGGAGGCCAGTTTGGCACAGGTGAGCGCCGGCGCCTTGAAGCTCGGGCGGCGTCTGCACGAGACCCACCAGGACTATGCCAACGTGCGGCTACACCTGTTCCTCGGGGAGGATCGCGGGGGTAACGGGCCGGATGGCCGTCTGCCTGGATCCTAA
- a CDS encoding carbohydrate porin, giving the protein MRKHPSSLAMTYVLPLFACPLLYSYALHADTHPSPPEDAYFDSTLSGDWGGWREKLRKSGLEIDITQISDLLGNTGGNQQGWYYDGLLVPEVDVDLEQLFGWSGASLHLSGYVTQGKGIAEQSNLGAFLTPTNVEYTPSVTKLGELWFQQEFFDGRLAIKLGQIEADINFNTNASSDFLVNSSWGWLGIWSANLPGAGPTYPNPVPAIQVILTPDPEWTIQAAVFNGSPTGNDPLGNTDGLRFPLGQSALTFIELGYEPSSPGSESRLPNAYKLGGWYHSGEFYSLTTAANGRPLNDPHASIESKSYSGNYALYATAEQPIWYETDTRGQGLNIFGTFAINPQVDRNLADWLFDVGLTYTGLIEGRPLDRTGIGYTRLNMSPAYANGIRSLNFHTGTTYAIPSHESFLEMGHQAVIRPWLKVQPFFQYLVNPGQNQYPPMDYPDLTVFGVRFILSL; this is encoded by the coding sequence ATGCGCAAACACCCATCTTCGCTTGCCATGACCTACGTCTTGCCGTTGTTTGCTTGCCCCCTACTTTATTCGTATGCACTCCATGCCGATACCCACCCATCCCCACCCGAGGACGCATACTTCGACTCGACATTATCCGGGGATTGGGGCGGCTGGCGTGAAAAGCTAAGAAAATCCGGCCTTGAAATAGACATCACCCAAATCTCCGATCTCCTCGGGAATACGGGTGGCAACCAACAGGGATGGTACTACGATGGTCTGCTGGTACCCGAAGTTGACGTGGATCTTGAGCAGCTGTTCGGTTGGAGTGGCGCCAGCCTACATCTTTCAGGCTATGTGACTCAGGGCAAAGGCATTGCCGAACAGAGTAACTTGGGAGCTTTTTTAACCCCTACCAACGTCGAATATACCCCTTCGGTTACAAAGCTTGGGGAACTCTGGTTTCAACAAGAGTTTTTCGATGGTCGGCTAGCCATCAAGCTGGGGCAAATCGAGGCGGATATCAACTTTAATACGAATGCCTCTTCGGATTTTTTGGTCAACAGCTCCTGGGGATGGCTGGGTATCTGGTCCGCCAATCTTCCTGGCGCGGGTCCGACCTATCCCAACCCCGTACCGGCTATCCAGGTGATTCTGACTCCAGATCCGGAATGGACCATCCAGGCTGCCGTGTTCAACGGTAGTCCCACCGGAAACGACCCGCTTGGCAATACCGATGGGCTCCGCTTCCCCCTGGGCCAGAGCGCGCTGACTTTTATTGAATTGGGTTACGAACCAAGTTCACCAGGCAGTGAGTCCCGCTTACCCAATGCCTACAAGCTGGGTGGTTGGTATCACTCCGGGGAATTTTACAGCCTCACGACCGCCGCGAATGGCCGGCCATTGAACGATCCTCATGCCAGCATCGAATCAAAATCCTATTCCGGGAATTATGCCCTTTATGCCACGGCGGAGCAGCCCATCTGGTACGAGACCGATACCCGCGGTCAAGGACTCAATATCTTCGGGACTTTTGCGATCAATCCCCAAGTTGATCGCAATCTGGCCGATTGGCTGTTTGACGTCGGCCTGACTTACACCGGTCTTATCGAGGGCCGGCCCCTTGATCGGACCGGGATTGGCTATACGCGACTTAACATGAGTCCGGCCTACGCCAACGGTATTCGCTCCTTGAATTTCCACACGGGCACGACCTACGCCATACCCAGCCATGAATCATTCCTGGAAATGGGTCATCAAGCCGTGATAAGGCCTTGGCTAAAAGTTCAGCCCTTTTTTCAATACCTGGTCAATCCAGGACAGAACCAATACCCACCCATGGATTATCCCGACCTCACTGTTTTTGGTGTACGCTTCATCCTCTCGCTTTAG
- a CDS encoding glycoside hydrolase family 5 protein, with protein MEVFPVKRRQQNNKFPWQILLALVLAAGCVSQAGEVSASPSLSSASVASGGTDTSSQGGGSGLDPTTTPVARNGQLSVVRTQLVNSDGVAIQLRGISTHGLQWYGWGSCINDSALDALASDWGSDILRVSLYVQEDGYATDPGGFTAQADTIIDGLIARGLYALIDWHILTPGDPWYNLEGAKTYFDHMARRYGATPNVLYEIANEPNGVDWARIKAYAEGLIPFIRARDPDGIVIVGTEDWSSFGISGSSGPEAVINNPLTFDNILYSFHFYAGSHHRVYRDALATAAASLPVFVTEWGAQRFTGDGPNDFASAQQYLDFLAHKKISWTYWNFSDDDYTGAALVPGTCPEGPWSGDHLKPAGAWVRERLLRPADTVQPK; from the coding sequence ATGGAAGTCTTTCCGGTAAAGCGTCGTCAACAAAACAACAAGTTCCCCTGGCAGATTTTGCTGGCGCTGGTGCTGGCGGCCGGGTGCGTGAGCCAAGCAGGCGAAGTGTCCGCAAGCCCATCGCTATCCAGCGCGTCGGTCGCGAGCGGCGGCACTGATACGAGCAGCCAGGGTGGCGGCAGTGGCCTGGATCCCACCACAACGCCTGTCGCCCGGAACGGTCAACTCTCCGTGGTCAGGACCCAGCTCGTCAATTCCGACGGCGTGGCGATCCAACTGCGTGGCATCAGTACCCACGGCCTCCAGTGGTACGGCTGGGGCTCTTGCATCAACGACTCTGCCCTCGATGCGCTGGCCAGCGACTGGGGCAGCGATATCCTGCGCGTCTCGCTCTATGTGCAGGAGGACGGCTACGCGACCGACCCAGGCGGTTTCACCGCCCAGGCCGACACCATCATCGACGGGCTCATCGCGCGCGGGCTGTACGCGCTCATCGACTGGCACATCCTCACCCCGGGCGATCCCTGGTATAACCTCGAAGGCGCCAAGACCTACTTCGACCACATGGCCAGGCGTTATGGCGCCACGCCCAACGTCCTCTACGAGATCGCCAACGAGCCCAACGGTGTGGACTGGGCGAGGATCAAGGCCTACGCCGAGGGGTTGATTCCCTTCATCCGCGCCCGCGATCCCGATGGCATCGTCATCGTGGGCACGGAGGATTGGTCGTCGTTTGGGATTTCCGGCTCCAGCGGCCCGGAAGCGGTGATCAACAACCCCCTGACTTTCGACAACATCCTATACTCGTTCCATTTCTACGCGGGCTCGCACCATCGGGTGTATCGTGACGCACTCGCGACCGCGGCGGCGAGCTTGCCGGTGTTCGTCACTGAGTGGGGCGCCCAGAGGTTCACGGGGGATGGCCCCAATGACTTCGCGAGTGCCCAGCAATACCTCGACTTCCTGGCCCACAAGAAGATCAGTTGGACCTACTGGAACTTCTCCGACGATGATTACACGGGTGCCGCGCTGGTACCGGGCACCTGTCCGGAGGGTCCCTGGTCCGGAGACCACCTCAAGCCAGCGGGCGCTTGGGTGCGGGAGCGGCTCCTGCGTCCGGCGGATACCGTTCAACCCAAGTAA
- a CDS encoding potassium transporter Kup, producing the protein MAARPALPAITLAAIGVVFGDIGTSPLYALKEIFNGHHPIPVTPENILGMLSMVFWSIMVLVSIKYLMIIMRADNHGEGGSLALLALVTERARNPRMAWAITLVGIFAAALFYGDSMITPAISVLSAVEGLEIVTTRFDPYVMPITLIIITGLFAIQKRGTGAVGLLFGPVMIVWFGILGLLGVVAISHHPGVLMALLPTYAIGFIQTHPLMAFLALGSVVLAVTGGEALYTDMGHFGRLPIRLAWFGFVMPALVLNYFGQGALLLAEPGAIVSPFFYLVPDWARVPMVVLSTLATVIASQAVISGAFSLARQSIQMGLLPRMRVVHTSGYEEGQIYVPFTNWTICLAVLALVIGFENSSNLASAYGLAVTGTMLIDTLLIAFVMVWLWRWHKLVVVLIAGLLLTIDIAFFAANAIKIPSGGWFPLAIGILAFTVLTTWRRGRRLVANEMAERSVPMEEFLQSIGDVHRVSGTAVFLTSSKEGVPSALLHNLKHNKVLHDRVVLLTLETTHTPYVSAMSRAQLQPMSQGFKRIILRYGFMESPDVPAALAQCQLLGERFNLMDTTFYLSRESIVLTRTQHMWPLRARLFAFLTKNATSASDFFQIPANRVVELGSQLVI; encoded by the coding sequence ATGGCTGCACGCCCAGCGCTGCCGGCTATCACCCTGGCCGCCATCGGGGTGGTCTTCGGCGACATCGGCACCAGCCCGCTCTATGCCTTGAAGGAAATTTTCAACGGCCACCACCCCATTCCGGTCACCCCGGAAAACATCCTGGGCATGCTCTCCATGGTCTTTTGGTCGATCATGGTGCTGGTCTCGATCAAGTATCTGATGATCATCATGCGCGCCGACAATCATGGCGAAGGCGGCTCCCTTGCGCTACTCGCCCTGGTGACCGAACGCGCCAGAAATCCGCGCATGGCCTGGGCCATCACCCTGGTGGGTATCTTCGCCGCCGCCCTCTTCTATGGCGACAGCATGATCACGCCGGCGATTTCCGTCCTGTCGGCCGTCGAGGGTCTGGAGATCGTGACCACCCGGTTCGATCCCTATGTGATGCCGATCACCCTCATCATCATCACGGGGCTGTTTGCCATCCAGAAGCGCGGGACGGGTGCCGTCGGCCTCTTGTTTGGACCGGTTATGATCGTCTGGTTCGGCATTCTCGGCCTCCTTGGGGTAGTGGCGATTAGCCACCATCCGGGCGTCCTGATGGCGCTGCTACCGACTTATGCCATAGGCTTCATTCAGACCCACCCCTTGATGGCCTTTCTCGCCCTGGGCTCGGTGGTGCTGGCGGTCACGGGTGGGGAGGCGCTTTACACCGACATGGGCCACTTCGGTCGGTTACCGATTCGCCTGGCCTGGTTCGGTTTCGTGATGCCGGCTCTGGTCCTCAATTACTTCGGGCAGGGGGCTTTACTGCTCGCCGAACCCGGCGCCATCGTCAGCCCCTTCTTCTACCTGGTGCCGGACTGGGCGCGGGTACCCATGGTGGTGCTGTCCACCCTGGCCACCGTGATTGCCTCGCAAGCCGTGATCTCCGGGGCCTTCTCCCTCGCCCGCCAGTCGATCCAGATGGGACTGCTGCCGCGGATGCGGGTCGTACATACCTCGGGCTATGAAGAAGGACAAATCTATGTGCCCTTCACCAACTGGACCATTTGCCTGGCTGTCCTGGCCCTCGTCATCGGCTTCGAGAATTCGTCGAACCTGGCCTCGGCCTATGGCCTCGCCGTCACGGGAACCATGCTGATCGATACGCTTCTCATCGCCTTTGTCATGGTCTGGCTGTGGCGTTGGCACAAGCTGGTCGTGGTGCTCATTGCCGGCCTGCTGCTCACCATCGACATTGCCTTTTTTGCCGCCAACGCCATCAAGATTCCCAGTGGTGGCTGGTTCCCCCTCGCCATCGGCATCCTGGCCTTCACGGTGCTTACCACCTGGCGCCGTGGCCGCCGTCTCGTGGCCAACGAAATGGCCGAGCGGAGCGTCCCGATGGAGGAGTTTCTGCAATCGATTGGTGACGTGCATCGCGTCTCGGGCACGGCCGTGTTCCTGACCAGTTCCAAGGAGGGCGTACCCTCGGCCCTGCTCCATAACCTCAAGCACAATAAGGTGCTGCACGATCGGGTGGTACTCCTCACCCTGGAAACCACCCACACCCCCTACGTCAGCGCCATGAGCCGCGCGCAATTGCAGCCGATGAGCCAGGGCTTCAAACGCATCATCCTGCGCTACGGTTTCATGGAGAGTCCGGACGTGCCCGCGGCCTTGGCGCAATGCCAACTTCTCGGCGAACGTTTCAATCTGATGGACACGACCTTTTACCTCTCCCGGGAATCCATTGTGTTAACCAGGACCCAGCACATGTGGCCCTTGCGCGCCCGCCTCTTCGCCTTCCTGACCAAGAATGCCACCAGTGCCAGCGACTTCTTCCAGATCCCGGCCAACCGCGTCGTCGAACTGGGGTCGCAACTGGTGATCTGA
- a CDS encoding linear amide C-N hydrolase — MNVDGLKLGAVEVQPIGQGTGLLGLPGDYTPPSRFLKATALAFSAVPVATAA; from the coding sequence ATCAACGTCGATGGCCTTAAGCTCGGGGCCGTCGAGGTCCAGCCCATCGGTCAGGGCACGGGATTACTGGGGCTACCTGGTGACTACACCCCGCCCAGCCGCTTCCTCAAGGCTACGGCCCTGGCCTTTTCGGCCGTCCCCGTGGCGACCGCGGCGTAG